Proteins from a genomic interval of Providencia stuartii:
- a CDS encoding DUF987 family protein, which produces MNIIRKSAAMKIHQQHLGSRLARYCRGKYKWVGNSEHYIGKEVPDCRGVLAVYVERRQDRDGPYACVMCVTLN; this is translated from the coding sequence ATGAATATTATCCGTAAATCCGCAGCAATGAAGATCCATCAGCAACATTTAGGCTCTCGCCTTGCTCGTTATTGTAGGGGAAAGTATAAATGGGTTGGTAATAGCGAGCATTATATTGGTAAGGAGGTGCCAGATTGTCGTGGCGTGTTAGCTGTTTATGTTGAACGTCGCCAAGACAGAGATGGCCCTTATGCGTGTGTCATGTGTGTGACATTGAATTGA